Proteins found in one Streptomyces sp. CB09001 genomic segment:
- a CDS encoding lysine N(6)-hydroxylase/L-ornithine N(5)-oxygenase family protein has translation MTALPEASAPYDFVGIGLGPFNLGLACLTEPVAELNGVFLESKPDFEWHAGMFLDGAHLQTPFLSDLVTLADPTSPYSFLNYLKEQGRLYSFYIRENFYPLRVEYDDYCRWAAHKLSSVRFSTTVTEVTYDEREELYAVATTCGDTYRARRLVLGTGTPPHIPDACRGLAGDFLHNSRYVQQRAELVKKKSITLVGSGQSAAEIYQDLLGEIDVHGYRLNWVTRSPRFFPLEYTKLTLEMTSPEYVDYYHALPEDTRYRLTAEQKGLFKGIDGDLINEIFDLLYQKRLGGPVPTRLLTNSALTSARYTDGTYTLGFRQEEQGTDFEIETEGLVLATGYRYAEPEFLKPVRDRLRYDSRGNFDIGRNYAVDVTGDGVFLQNAGVHAHSVTSPDLGMGAYRNSCIVRALLGREYYPVEKTIAFQEFAV, from the coding sequence TTGACCGCGCTTCCTGAAGCCAGCGCCCCGTACGACTTCGTGGGCATCGGCCTCGGCCCCTTCAACCTCGGCCTCGCCTGCCTCACCGAGCCCGTCGCCGAGCTGAACGGCGTCTTCCTGGAGTCCAAGCCGGACTTCGAGTGGCACGCCGGCATGTTCCTGGACGGCGCCCACCTCCAGACCCCGTTCCTGTCGGACCTGGTCACCCTCGCCGACCCGACCTCCCCGTACTCCTTCCTCAACTACCTGAAGGAGCAGGGCCGGCTCTACTCCTTCTACATCCGGGAGAACTTCTACCCGCTGCGCGTCGAGTACGACGACTACTGCCGCTGGGCCGCGCACAAGCTGAGCAGCGTCCGCTTCTCCACCACGGTCACCGAGGTGACGTACGACGAGCGCGAGGAGCTGTACGCCGTCGCCACCACCTGCGGCGACACCTACCGCGCCCGCCGCCTCGTCCTCGGCACCGGCACCCCGCCGCACATCCCGGACGCCTGCCGGGGCCTGGCCGGGGACTTCCTGCACAACTCCCGCTACGTCCAGCAGCGGGCCGAGCTGGTGAAGAAGAAGTCGATCACGCTGGTCGGCAGCGGCCAGTCCGCCGCCGAGATCTACCAGGACCTGCTGGGCGAGATCGACGTCCACGGCTACCGGCTGAACTGGGTGACCCGCTCCCCGCGCTTCTTCCCCCTCGAATACACCAAGCTCACCCTGGAGATGACCTCCCCGGAGTACGTGGACTACTACCACGCGCTGCCCGAGGACACCCGCTATCGCCTCACGGCCGAGCAGAAGGGCCTCTTCAAGGGCATCGACGGCGACCTCATCAACGAGATCTTCGACCTGCTCTACCAGAAACGGCTCGGCGGTCCGGTCCCCACCCGCCTGCTCACCAACTCGGCGCTGACCAGCGCCCGGTACACGGACGGCACGTACACGCTCGGCTTCCGCCAGGAGGAGCAGGGCACGGACTTCGAGATCGAGACCGAGGGCCTGGTGCTGGCCACCGGGTACCGGTACGCCGAGCCGGAGTTCCTCAAGCCCGTCCGGGACCGGCTGCGTTACGACTCCCGCGGCAACTTCGACATCGGCCGCAACTACGCCGTCGACGTCACGGGAGACGGCGTGTTCCTGCAGAACGCGGGGGTCCACGCGCACAGCGTCACCAGCCCCGACCTGGGCATGGGCGCCTACCGCAACAGCTGCATCGTCCGGGCGCTGCTCGGCCGCGAGTACTACCCGGTCGAGAAGACCATCGCGTTCCAGGAGTTCGCCGTATGA
- a CDS encoding GNAT family N-acetyltransferase, with the protein MSRTSTATAVGALTLRPVDPLTDAVLLHGWLTHPKSAFWMMQDARLVDVERAYMELAADEHQQAHLGLYDGVPAFLMERYDPARRELVGLYEPEPGDVGMHFLVAPTDRPVHGFTRAVITTVMAELFADPATRRVVVEPDVTNTAVHALNAAVGFVPESEIQKPEKKALLSFCTREQFEKAVSA; encoded by the coding sequence ATGAGCCGTACGAGCACCGCCACCGCCGTCGGGGCACTGACCCTGCGCCCCGTCGACCCGCTGACCGACGCCGTACTGCTGCACGGCTGGCTCACCCACCCCAAGTCCGCGTTCTGGATGATGCAGGACGCCCGGCTGGTGGACGTCGAGCGGGCCTACATGGAGCTGGCCGCCGACGAGCACCAGCAGGCCCACCTCGGCCTGTACGACGGCGTCCCGGCCTTCCTGATGGAACGCTACGACCCCGCCCGCCGCGAACTGGTCGGGCTGTACGAGCCCGAGCCGGGCGACGTCGGCATGCACTTCCTGGTCGCGCCGACCGACCGGCCCGTGCACGGCTTCACCCGGGCCGTGATCACCACCGTCATGGCCGAGCTGTTCGCCGACCCGGCGACCCGGCGGGTGGTCGTCGAACCGGACGTCACCAACACCGCCGTCCACGCCCTGAACGCAGCCGTCGGATTCGTGCCCGAGAGCGAGATCCAGAAGCCGGAGAAGAAGGCCTTGCTGAGCTTCTGCACCCGCGAGCAGTTCGAGAAGGCGGTGTCCGCATGA
- a CDS encoding IucA/IucC family siderophore biosynthesis protein has translation MTLADAVAHLSPDRWERANRLLLRKALAEFSHERLLTPERDPDGAAYTVRSDDGLTVYRFTATVRALDHWQVDAASITRHRDGAELPLAALDFFIELKQTLGLSDEILPVYLEEISSTLSGTCYKLAKPQVTSAELARSADFQAVETGMTEGHPCFVANNGRLGFGVHEYLSYAPETASPVRLVWLAAHRSRAAFTAGVGIEYESFVRDELGAATVDRFHGVLRKRGLDPADHLLIPVHPWQWWNKLTVTFAAEVARGHLVCLGEGDDEYLAQQSIRTFFNASHPEKHYVKTALSVLNMGFMRGLSAAYMEATPAINDWLARLIEGDPVLQATGLSIIRERAAVGYRHLEYERATDRYSPYRKMLAALWRESPVPTLGDGESLATMASLVHVDHAGASFAGALIERSGLTPTEWLRHYLRAYYVPLLHSFYAYDLVYMPHGENVILVLADGVVRRAIYKDIAEEIAVLDPDAVLPPEVSRIAVDVPDDKKLLSIFTDVFDCFFRFLAANLADEGIMEEDAFWRTVAEVTREYQDSVPELADKFERYDMFAPDFALSCLNRLQLRDNRQMVDLSDPSGALQLIGTLRNPIAGR, from the coding sequence ATGACCCTCGCCGACGCCGTCGCCCACCTGTCCCCCGACCGCTGGGAGCGGGCCAACCGCCTCCTGCTGCGCAAGGCACTGGCCGAGTTCTCGCACGAGCGGCTGCTGACCCCCGAGCGGGACCCGGACGGGGCGGCGTACACGGTCCGCAGCGACGACGGCCTGACCGTCTACCGCTTCACCGCCACCGTCCGCGCCCTGGACCACTGGCAGGTGGACGCCGCCTCGATCACCCGCCACCGCGACGGCGCCGAACTCCCGCTCGCGGCCCTGGACTTCTTCATCGAGCTGAAGCAGACCCTGGGCCTGAGCGACGAGATCCTGCCCGTCTACCTGGAGGAGATCTCCTCCACCCTCTCCGGCACCTGCTACAAGCTGGCCAAGCCGCAGGTCACCTCCGCCGAGCTGGCCCGGAGCGCAGACTTCCAGGCCGTCGAGACCGGCATGACCGAGGGCCACCCCTGCTTCGTCGCGAACAACGGCCGGCTGGGCTTCGGCGTCCACGAGTACCTGTCGTACGCCCCCGAGACCGCGAGCCCGGTGCGCCTGGTGTGGCTGGCGGCGCACCGCTCGCGGGCGGCGTTCACGGCGGGCGTGGGCATCGAGTACGAGTCCTTCGTCCGGGACGAACTGGGCGCGGCCACCGTCGACCGCTTCCACGGCGTGCTGCGCAAGCGCGGCCTGGACCCGGCCGACCACCTCCTCATCCCGGTCCACCCCTGGCAGTGGTGGAACAAGCTCACCGTCACCTTCGCCGCCGAGGTGGCCCGCGGACACCTGGTCTGCCTCGGCGAGGGCGACGACGAGTACCTGGCCCAGCAGTCCATCCGCACCTTCTTCAACGCCTCGCACCCCGAGAAGCACTACGTGAAGACGGCCCTGTCCGTCCTCAACATGGGCTTCATGCGCGGTCTGTCGGCGGCGTACATGGAGGCCACCCCGGCCATCAACGACTGGCTCGCCCGGCTGATCGAGGGCGACCCGGTGCTGCAGGCGACGGGGCTGAGTATCATCCGGGAGCGGGCGGCCGTCGGCTACCGGCACCTGGAGTACGAGCGGGCCACCGACCGCTACTCGCCGTACCGCAAGATGCTGGCGGCGCTGTGGCGGGAGAGCCCCGTGCCGACCCTCGGGGACGGCGAGTCCCTCGCGACCATGGCCTCCCTGGTCCACGTGGACCACGCGGGCGCCTCCTTCGCGGGCGCGCTGATCGAGCGGTCCGGGCTCACGCCCACCGAGTGGCTGCGGCACTACCTGCGGGCCTACTACGTCCCGCTGCTGCACAGCTTCTACGCCTACGACCTGGTGTACATGCCGCACGGCGAGAACGTGATCCTCGTGCTGGCGGACGGGGTGGTGCGGCGGGCGATCTACAAGGACATCGCCGAGGAGATCGCGGTGCTGGACCCGGACGCGGTGCTGCCGCCGGAGGTCTCCCGCATCGCGGTCGACGTGCCGGACGACAAGAAGCTCCTGTCGATCTTCACGGACGTCTTCGACTGCTTCTTCCGCTTCCTCGCCGCGAACCTGGCGGACGAGGGGATCATGGAGGAGGACGCCTTCTGGCGCACCGTCGCCGAGGTCACCCGGGAGTACCAGGACTCGGTGCCGGAGCTGGCCGACAAGTTCGAGCGGTACGACATGTTCGCACCCGACTTCGCGCTGTCCTGCCTCAACCGGCTCCAGCTGCGCGACAACCGGCAGATGGTGGACCTGTCCGACCCGTCCGGCGCGCTCCAGCTGATCGGGACCCTGAGGAATCCGATAGCGGGCCGGTAG
- a CDS encoding beta-N-acetylhexosaminidase gives MRPHRRHHRTTPRIPRLLGALLLVAAVGAMTTGAAPNLKTADRPTPLDQVIPAPASVEPGGAPYRITSGTHIRVDDSREARRVGDYLAGLLRPATGYRLPVTSHGHGGIRLRLAGGPYGDEGYRLDSGPSGITITARKAAGLFHGVQTLRQLLPAAVEKDTVQSGPWPVAGGTIEDTPRYAWRGAMLDVSRHFFAVDEVKRYIDRVALYKYNKLHLHLSDDQGWRLAVDSWPRLATYGGSTEVGGGPGGYYTKADYREIVRYAASRHLEVVPEIDMPGHTNAALASYAELNCDGVAPPLYTGTKVGFSSLCVGKDVTYDFVDDVLGELAALTPGRYLHIGGDEAHSTPHADFVTFMKRVQPVVAKYGKTVVGWHQLAGAEPVEGALVQYWGLDRTGDAEKAEVAEAARNGTGLILSPADRTYLDMKYTEDTPLGLSWAGYVEVQRSYDWDPATYLPGAPADAVRGVEAPLWTETLSDPDQLDFMAFPRLPGVAELGWSPAETHDWDTYKVRLAAQAARWEAMGIDYYRSPQVPWT, from the coding sequence GTGAGACCTCATCGACGGCACCACAGAACGACTCCCCGCATCCCCCGGCTGCTGGGAGCGCTGCTGCTGGTGGCGGCGGTCGGCGCCATGACCACCGGCGCCGCCCCGAACCTGAAGACCGCCGACCGGCCGACCCCCCTGGACCAGGTGATCCCCGCCCCCGCCTCGGTGGAACCCGGCGGGGCGCCGTACCGCATCACCAGCGGCACCCACATCCGCGTCGACGACTCGCGCGAGGCCCGCCGGGTCGGCGACTACCTGGCCGGCCTCCTGCGACCCGCCACCGGATACCGACTCCCCGTCACCTCCCACGGCCACGGCGGCATACGGCTGCGCCTGGCGGGCGGCCCGTACGGCGACGAGGGCTACCGCCTCGACAGCGGCCCCTCCGGCATCACCATCACCGCGCGCAAGGCCGCCGGGCTCTTCCACGGCGTCCAGACCCTCCGTCAGCTGCTGCCCGCCGCCGTGGAGAAGGACACCGTGCAGAGCGGCCCCTGGCCGGTCGCGGGCGGCACCATCGAGGACACCCCGCGCTACGCCTGGCGCGGCGCCATGCTCGACGTCTCCCGGCACTTCTTCGCCGTCGACGAGGTCAAGCGCTACATCGACCGCGTCGCCCTCTACAAGTACAACAAGCTCCACCTGCACCTCAGCGACGACCAGGGCTGGCGCCTCGCCGTCGACTCCTGGCCGCGCCTGGCGACCTACGGCGGCTCCACCGAGGTCGGCGGCGGCCCCGGCGGGTACTACACCAAGGCGGACTACCGGGAGATCGTCCGCTACGCGGCCTCCCGGCACCTGGAGGTCGTGCCCGAGATCGACATGCCGGGCCACACCAACGCCGCCCTCGCCTCCTACGCCGAGCTGAACTGCGACGGCGTGGCGCCCCCGCTGTACACCGGCACCAAGGTCGGCTTCAGCTCGCTGTGCGTGGGCAAGGACGTCACCTACGACTTCGTCGACGACGTCCTCGGCGAACTCGCCGCGCTCACGCCGGGCCGCTACCTCCACATCGGCGGCGACGAGGCACACTCCACCCCGCACGCCGACTTCGTCACGTTCATGAAGCGCGTCCAGCCGGTCGTCGCCAAGTACGGCAAGACGGTCGTCGGCTGGCACCAACTGGCCGGCGCCGAACCGGTCGAGGGCGCGCTCGTCCAGTACTGGGGCCTGGACCGCACCGGCGACGCGGAGAAGGCCGAGGTCGCCGAGGCGGCGAGGAACGGCACCGGGCTGATCCTCTCCCCGGCCGACCGGACGTACCTGGACATGAAGTACACCGAGGACACGCCGTTGGGCCTGTCCTGGGCCGGCTACGTCGAGGTGCAGCGGTCCTACGACTGGGACCCGGCCACCTACCTGCCGGGCGCCCCGGCCGACGCGGTCCGCGGCGTCGAGGCCCCGCTGTGGACGGAGACCCTCTCCGATCCGGACCAGCTGGACTTCATGGCCTTCCCGAGGCTGCCGGGCGTCGCCGAACTGGGCTGGTCCCCGGCCGAGACACACGACTGGGACACCTACAAGGTGCGGCTCGCCGCGCAGGCAGCGCGCTGGGAGGCGATGGGGATCGACTACTACCGCTCACCGCAGGTGCCCTGGACCTGA
- a CDS encoding DUF4429 domain-containing protein: MAEIIQKDGTWVFDGDALRLTPGRDKNVSLLRRELGELLVPLAALAGISFEQGKKSGRLRLRLRDGADPLLHATGGRLTEPHDPYQLLVESDRYGVAEYFVDEVRNALLLDQVPSGPVDAYLLAGPSVPLSVSAGDGVASFDGERVRLEWKWQAEDSKSAAGPRTLPLADIVAVEWQPTVGLENGHLRFTVRAAPSKVPPKYDPNAVELWGFKKDPLMALVAAAVQARLPHPAARTARAALEEDHPAEQALPAPVPAPAAEDDHDALLRRLRELGELHRSGVLTDEEFTLAKQAVLKRM; encoded by the coding sequence ATGGCGGAAATCATCCAGAAGGACGGAACGTGGGTCTTCGACGGCGACGCCCTCAGGCTGACACCCGGGCGGGACAAGAACGTCAGTCTGCTCCGCAGGGAGCTGGGTGAACTGCTCGTGCCGCTCGCGGCGTTGGCGGGCATATCGTTCGAACAGGGCAAGAAGTCGGGACGGCTCAGGCTGCGGCTGCGCGACGGCGCCGACCCGCTGCTGCACGCGACGGGCGGCCGGCTGACCGAGCCGCACGACCCGTACCAGCTCCTGGTCGAGTCCGACCGGTACGGCGTGGCCGAGTACTTCGTGGACGAGGTGCGCAACGCGCTGCTCCTCGACCAGGTTCCGTCCGGCCCGGTGGACGCCTACCTGCTGGCGGGGCCGTCGGTGCCGCTGTCGGTGTCGGCCGGGGACGGCGTCGCGAGCTTCGACGGGGAGCGGGTGCGGCTGGAGTGGAAGTGGCAGGCGGAGGACTCCAAGTCGGCCGCCGGGCCGCGCACCCTCCCCCTCGCCGACATCGTCGCCGTGGAGTGGCAGCCGACGGTGGGCCTGGAGAACGGCCACCTCCGCTTCACCGTGCGGGCGGCGCCGAGCAAGGTGCCGCCGAAGTACGACCCCAACGCGGTGGAGCTGTGGGGCTTCAAGAAGGACCCGCTGATGGCCCTGGTGGCGGCGGCCGTGCAGGCCCGTCTGCCGCACCCGGCCGCCCGCACGGCGCGCGCGGCCCTGGAGGAGGACCACCCGGCCGAGCAGGCACTCCCGGCCCCCGTACCCGCACCGGCCGCCGAGGACGACCACGACGCGCTGCTGCGCCGGCTGCGGGAGCTGGGCGAGCTGCACCGCTCCGGGGTGCTGACGGACGAGGAGTTCACCCTGGCGAAGCAGGCGGTACTGAAGCGGATGTAG
- the glmS gene encoding glutamine--fructose-6-phosphate transaminase (isomerizing), producing MCGIVGYIGKRDVAPLLLEGLQRLEYRGYDSAGVVITSPKATGLRMVKAKGRVRDLEAKVPARFKGTTGIAHTRWATHGAPSDVNAHPHMSADNKVAVVHNGIIDNAADLRRKLEADGVEFLSETDTEVLVHLIARSEAEKLEDKVRETLRVIEGTYGIAVMHADFPERIVVARNGSPVVLGIGEKEMFVASDIAALVTHTRQIVTLDDGEMATLKADDFRTYTTEGTRTTSEPTTVEWEAASYDMGGHDTYMHKEIHEQAEAVDRVLRGRIDDRFSTVHLGGLNLDARDARAVRRVKILGCGTSYHAGQIGAQMIEELARIPADAEPASEFRYRNAVVDPDTLYIAVSQSGETYDVLAAVQELKRKGARVLGIVNVVGSAIAREADGGMYVHAGPEVCVVSTKCFTNTCVAFALLALHLGRTRDLSVRDGKRIIEGLRKLPAQISEMLQQEEDVKKLAAQYAEARSMLFIGRVRGYPVAREASLKLKEVSYIHAEAYPASELKHGPLALIEPALPTVAIVPDDDLLEKNRAAMEEIKARSGQILAVAHREQEKADHTIVVPKNEDELDPILMGIPLQLLAYHTALALGRDIDKPRNLAKSVTVE from the coding sequence ATGTGCGGAATCGTCGGATACATCGGCAAGCGTGACGTCGCGCCCCTGCTCCTCGAAGGCCTTCAGCGCCTGGAGTACCGCGGGTACGACTCGGCGGGCGTGGTCATCACCTCCCCGAAGGCAACCGGCCTCAGGATGGTCAAGGCCAAGGGCCGGGTGCGCGACCTGGAGGCCAAGGTCCCGGCGCGTTTCAAGGGCACCACCGGCATCGCCCACACCCGCTGGGCCACCCATGGCGCCCCCTCCGACGTGAACGCCCACCCGCACATGTCGGCCGACAACAAGGTCGCCGTCGTCCACAACGGCATCATCGACAACGCCGCCGACCTGCGCCGCAAACTGGAGGCGGACGGCGTCGAGTTCCTCTCCGAGACCGACACCGAGGTCCTCGTCCACCTCATCGCCCGCTCCGAGGCCGAGAAGCTGGAGGACAAGGTCCGCGAGACCCTGCGGGTGATCGAGGGCACGTACGGCATCGCCGTGATGCACGCCGACTTCCCCGAACGCATCGTCGTCGCCCGCAACGGCTCGCCGGTCGTCCTCGGCATCGGCGAGAAGGAGATGTTCGTCGCCTCGGACATCGCCGCGCTGGTCACCCACACCCGGCAGATAGTCACGCTCGACGACGGCGAGATGGCCACCCTCAAGGCCGACGACTTCCGCACCTACACCACCGAGGGCACCCGCACCACGTCCGAGCCCACCACCGTGGAGTGGGAGGCCGCCTCCTACGACATGGGCGGCCACGACACCTACATGCACAAGGAGATCCACGAGCAGGCCGAGGCCGTGGACCGGGTGCTGCGCGGCCGGATCGACGACCGCTTCTCCACCGTGCACCTCGGCGGCCTCAACCTGGACGCCCGCGACGCGCGCGCCGTGCGCCGCGTGAAGATCCTCGGCTGCGGCACCTCGTACCACGCGGGCCAGATCGGCGCCCAGATGATCGAGGAGCTGGCCCGCATCCCCGCGGACGCCGAGCCGGCCTCCGAGTTCCGCTACCGCAACGCGGTCGTCGACCCCGACACCCTGTACATCGCCGTCTCCCAGTCCGGCGAGACCTACGACGTGCTGGCCGCCGTGCAGGAGCTGAAGCGCAAGGGCGCCCGCGTCCTCGGCATCGTCAACGTGGTCGGTTCGGCGATCGCCCGCGAGGCCGACGGCGGCATGTACGTGCACGCCGGGCCCGAGGTCTGCGTCGTGTCCACCAAGTGCTTCACCAACACCTGCGTCGCCTTCGCGCTGCTCGCCCTGCACCTGGGCCGTACCCGCGACCTGTCGGTGCGCGACGGCAAGCGGATCATCGAGGGCCTGCGCAAGCTGCCCGCGCAGATCTCCGAGATGCTGCAGCAGGAGGAGGACGTCAAGAAGCTGGCCGCGCAGTACGCCGAGGCCCGCTCGATGCTCTTCATCGGCCGCGTGCGGGGCTACCCGGTCGCCCGCGAGGCCTCCCTGAAGCTCAAGGAGGTCTCCTACATCCACGCCGAGGCCTACCCGGCCTCCGAGCTGAAGCACGGCCCGCTCGCCCTGATCGAGCCGGCCCTGCCGACGGTCGCGATCGTGCCGGACGACGACCTGCTGGAGAAGAACCGCGCGGCCATGGAGGAGATCAAGGCCCGCAGCGGTCAGATCCTCGCCGTCGCCCACCGGGAGCAGGAGAAGGCCGACCACACCATCGTCGTCCCGAAGAACGAGGACGAGCTGGACCCGATCCTCATGGGCATCCCGCTCCAGCTCCTCGCCTACCACACGGCGCTGGCGCTCGGCCGGGACATCGACAAGCCCCGCAACCTCGCCAAGTCGGTGACGGTGGAGTAG
- a CDS encoding universal stress protein, with protein sequence MAGHEFFEPADRKRPVAEPTAAEPLAAEEPRQSCDPAFKHGVVVGFDGSTSSERALAYAIGMASRLGSGLVIVHVANRLPTTVWAGCEPPVFVDVPDHRTEVLGLELACADYLAEVPWILVERGGDICHELEEVGREYEADAIVVGSSHGLVGRLFGSVAGRLAKRAKRPVVVIP encoded by the coding sequence ATGGCCGGTCACGAATTCTTCGAACCCGCGGACCGCAAGCGGCCCGTCGCCGAACCTACGGCGGCCGAGCCCCTGGCGGCCGAAGAGCCACGCCAGTCGTGCGACCCAGCCTTCAAGCACGGTGTCGTCGTCGGCTTCGACGGCTCCACGTCCAGCGAGCGCGCGCTCGCCTACGCCATCGGCATGGCCTCCCGGCTGGGCTCCGGCCTGGTCATCGTGCATGTCGCCAACCGGCTGCCCACCACCGTGTGGGCCGGCTGCGAACCTCCGGTCTTCGTCGACGTGCCCGACCACCGCACCGAGGTGCTCGGTCTGGAGCTGGCGTGCGCGGACTACCTCGCCGAGGTGCCCTGGATCCTGGTCGAGCGCGGCGGCGACATCTGCCACGAACTCGAAGAGGTGGGGCGGGAGTACGAGGCGGACGCCATCGTCGTCGGCTCCAGTCACGGACTGGTCGGCCGCCTCTTCGGCTCCGTCGCGGGCCGCCTCGCCAAGCGGGCGAAGCGGCCCGTGGTCGTCATCCCCTGA
- a CDS encoding helix-turn-helix domain-containing protein, which translates to MSHDSAAAPEAAARKLSGRRRKEIVAVLLFSGGPIFESSIPLSVFGIDRQDAGVPRYRLLVCAGEEGPLRTTGGLELTAPQGLEAISRAGTVVVPAWRSITSPPPEEALDALRRAHEEGARIVGLCTGAFVLAAAGLLDGRPATTHWMYAPTLAKRYPSVHVDPRELFVDDGDVLTSAGTAAGIDLCLHIVRTDHGNEAAGALARRLVVPPRRSGGQERYLDRSLPEEIGADPLAEVVAWALEHLHEQFDVETLAARAYMSRRTFDRRFRSLTGSAPLQWLITQRVLQAQRLLETSDYSVDEVAGRCGFRSPVALRGHFRRQLGSSPAAYRAAYRARRPQGDRQPDPDTAAAGASRPLPPSDPPAALPPENAVPFQTRRTATPMPAGAAGVPGQRSAP; encoded by the coding sequence ATGAGCCACGACTCCGCCGCCGCGCCGGAAGCCGCGGCCCGGAAGCTGTCCGGGCGCCGCCGCAAGGAGATCGTCGCGGTGCTGCTGTTCAGCGGCGGCCCCATCTTCGAGAGTTCCATACCGCTGTCGGTGTTCGGGATCGACCGCCAGGACGCCGGCGTGCCGCGCTACCGGCTGCTGGTGTGCGCCGGCGAGGAGGGCCCGCTGCGGACCACGGGGGGCCTGGAACTCACCGCGCCGCAGGGACTGGAGGCGATCTCGCGGGCGGGCACGGTCGTCGTGCCGGCCTGGCGGTCGATCACCTCGCCGCCGCCGGAGGAGGCGCTCGACGCACTGCGCCGGGCGCACGAGGAGGGGGCGCGCATAGTCGGACTGTGCACGGGTGCCTTCGTCCTCGCCGCGGCGGGCCTGCTGGACGGCCGCCCCGCCACCACGCACTGGATGTACGCGCCGACGCTGGCCAAGCGCTATCCGTCGGTGCACGTCGATCCGCGCGAGCTGTTCGTGGACGACGGCGACGTGCTGACCTCCGCGGGCACCGCGGCCGGGATCGACCTCTGCCTGCACATCGTGCGCACGGACCACGGCAACGAGGCGGCCGGCGCGCTGGCCCGCCGCCTGGTGGTCCCCCCGCGCCGCAGCGGCGGCCAGGAGCGCTACCTCGACAGGTCTTTACCGGAGGAGATCGGCGCCGACCCGCTCGCCGAGGTCGTCGCCTGGGCGCTGGAGCACCTCCACGAGCAGTTCGACGTGGAGACGCTGGCCGCGCGCGCCTACATGAGCCGCCGCACCTTCGACCGCCGGTTCCGCTCGCTGACGGGCAGCGCCCCGCTGCAGTGGCTGATCACGCAGCGGGTGCTCCAGGCGCAGCGCCTGCTGGAGACCTCGGACTACTCGGTGGACGAGGTCGCCGGCCGCTGCGGCTTCCGTTCCCCGGTGGCCCTGCGCGGCCACTTCCGCCGCCAGCTGGGCTCGTCCCCGGCCGCCTACCGGGCGGCCTACCGGGCGCGCCGCCCCCAGGGCGACCGCCAGCCGGACCCGGACACCGCGGCCGCGGGCGCCTCCCGTCCGCTGCCCCCGTCCGACCCACCGGCTGCCCTCCCCCCGGAGAACGCGGTCCCGTTCCAGACCCGCCGCACCGCCACCCCCATGCCGGCGGGCGCGGCCGGAGTCCCAGGCCAGCGCAGCGCGCCGTGA
- the orn gene encoding oligoribonuclease, with the protein MNDRMVWIDCEMTGLSLSDDALIEVAALVTDSELNILGEGVDIVIRPPDRALETMPEVVREMHTASGLLAELDGGTTLADAEAQVLAYVREHVKEPGKAPLCGNSVGTDRGFLLRDMATLEGYLHYRIVDVSSVKELARRWYPRAYFNSPEKNGNHRALADIRESIAELRYYREAVFVPQPGPDSDTAKAIAAKHVVAAG; encoded by the coding sequence ATGAACGATCGCATGGTGTGGATCGACTGCGAGATGACCGGCCTCTCGCTGTCCGACGACGCGCTCATCGAGGTTGCCGCCCTCGTCACCGACTCCGAGCTGAACATCCTCGGCGAAGGCGTCGACATCGTCATCCGTCCGCCGGACCGGGCCCTGGAGACCATGCCGGAGGTGGTGCGCGAGATGCACACCGCGTCGGGACTGCTCGCGGAGCTGGACGGCGGCACGACCCTGGCGGACGCCGAGGCCCAGGTCCTGGCCTACGTACGGGAGCACGTGAAGGAGCCGGGCAAGGCCCCCCTGTGCGGCAACTCCGTCGGCACCGACCGCGGCTTCCTGCTGCGGGACATGGCGACGCTGGAGGGCTACCTCCACTACCGGATCGTCGATGTCTCCTCGGTCAAGGAGCTGGCCCGCCGCTGGTACCCGCGGGCGTACTTCAACAGCCCCGAGAAGAACGGCAACCACCGCGCGCTCGCCGACATCCGCGAGTCCATCGCCGAGCTGCGCTACTACCGGGAGGCGGTCTTCGTCCCGCAGCCCGGCCCCGACTCCGACACGGCCAAGGCGATCGCCGCGAAGCATGTGGTAGCCGCCGGATAG